One genomic window of Streptomyces sp. NBC_01276 includes the following:
- the ahcY gene encoding adenosylhomocysteinase, producing MDFKVADLSLAAFGRKEITLAEHEMPGLMSIRREYAEAQPLAGARITGSLHMTVQTAVLIETLVALGADVRWASCNIFSTQDHAAAAIAVGPNGTPENPQGVPVFAWKGETLEEYWWCTEQALTWPNTPTGGPNMILDDGGDATLLVHKGVEFEKAGAAPDPSTADSEEYAHILTLLNRTLGEAPQKWTQLASEIRGVTEETTTGVHRLYEMMAEGTLLFPAINVNDAVTKSKFDNKYGCRHSLIDGINRATDVLIGGKVAVVCGYGDVGKGCAESLRGQGARVIVTEIDPICALQAAMDGYQVATLDDVVESADIFITTTGNKDIIMAADMAKMKHQAIVGNIGHFDNEIDMAGLAKIEGIVKDEVKPQVHTWKFPDGKVLIVLSEGRLLNLGNATGHPSFVMSNSFADQTLAQIELFTKQSEYPTDVYVLPKHLDEKVARLHLDALGVKLTTLRPEQAAYIGVEVEGPYKPDHYRY from the coding sequence ATGGACTTCAAGGTCGCCGACCTTTCCCTTGCCGCCTTCGGCCGCAAGGAGATCACCCTGGCCGAGCACGAGATGCCGGGTCTGATGTCGATCCGCCGGGAGTACGCCGAGGCGCAGCCGCTGGCCGGCGCCCGGATCACCGGCTCGCTGCACATGACCGTGCAGACCGCGGTCCTGATCGAGACCCTCGTCGCCCTGGGCGCCGACGTCCGCTGGGCCTCCTGCAACATCTTCTCCACCCAGGACCACGCGGCCGCGGCCATCGCCGTGGGCCCGAACGGCACCCCGGAGAACCCGCAGGGCGTCCCCGTCTTCGCCTGGAAGGGCGAGACGCTGGAGGAGTACTGGTGGTGCACGGAGCAGGCGCTGACCTGGCCGAACACCCCCACCGGCGGCCCGAACATGATCCTCGACGACGGTGGCGACGCCACCCTCCTCGTCCACAAGGGCGTCGAGTTCGAGAAGGCCGGCGCGGCCCCGGACCCGTCCACCGCGGACTCCGAGGAGTACGCGCACATCCTCACGCTCCTCAACCGCACCCTCGGTGAGGCCCCGCAGAAGTGGACGCAGCTCGCGTCCGAGATCCGCGGCGTGACGGAGGAGACCACCACCGGTGTCCACCGCCTCTACGAGATGATGGCCGAGGGCACCCTGCTGTTCCCGGCGATCAACGTGAACGACGCCGTGACGAAGTCGAAGTTCGACAACAAGTACGGCTGCCGCCACTCCCTGATCGACGGCATCAACCGTGCCACCGACGTCCTGATCGGCGGCAAGGTCGCCGTCGTCTGCGGTTACGGCGACGTCGGCAAGGGCTGCGCCGAGTCCCTGCGCGGCCAGGGCGCCCGCGTCATCGTCACCGAGATCGACCCGATCTGCGCCCTGCAGGCCGCGATGGACGGCTACCAGGTCGCGACGCTGGACGACGTGGTGGAGAGCGCCGACATCTTCATCACGACCACGGGCAACAAGGACATCATCATGGCCGCCGACATGGCCAAGATGAAGCACCAGGCGATCGTGGGCAACATCGGCCACTTCGACAACGAGATCGACATGGCCGGCCTGGCCAAGATCGAGGGCATCGTCAAGGACGAGGTCAAGCCGCAGGTCCACACCTGGAAGTTCCCCGACGGCAAGGTCCTGATCGTGCTGTCCGAGGGCCGCCTGCTCAACCTGGGCAACGCGACCGGTCACCCGTCCTTCGTGATGTCGAACTCCTTCGCGGACCAGACCCTGGCCCAGATCGAGCTGTTCACCAAGCAGTCGGAGTACCCGACCGACGTCTACGTGCTGCCCAAGCACCTCGACGAGAAGGTCGCCCGCCTCCACCTCGACGCCCTCGGCGTCAAGCTCACCACCCTGCGCCCGGAGCAGGCCGCCTACATCGGCGTCGAGGTCGAGGGCCCGTACAAGCCCGACCACTACCGCTACTGA
- the lepB gene encoding signal peptidase I, which produces MEHRPGRRRGIAAIVLLVLGAVILGGVTVAKAVNPPSRYTEGKQVGWTMTPTYTNGESIYLEPVAKGKLRRGDVVLASVPWSLQKTQMNRVVAVGGDRIQYKPSSKVAGQYRLVLNGTPLDEPYLEQWKNPSAVAFNVKVPKGYVFLMADNRMNSDGSQYANNGPVPEAKVTARVVPYPMAKLAVWGQLAGALVLLLGGVLAGVARRARGRAGRAAAAPVAAIPAPAAQPEPGEGGGEGAGEQAPVVAQPGPGDAQAPVGPGGRADVPS; this is translated from the coding sequence ATGGAACACAGGCCAGGACGCAGACGCGGGATCGCGGCGATCGTCCTGCTGGTGCTCGGAGCGGTCATCCTCGGCGGGGTGACGGTGGCGAAGGCCGTGAACCCGCCCTCGCGGTACACGGAGGGCAAGCAGGTCGGCTGGACCATGACGCCGACCTACACCAACGGGGAGAGCATCTACCTGGAACCGGTCGCCAAGGGGAAGCTGCGGCGCGGTGACGTCGTGCTCGCCTCCGTGCCGTGGTCCCTGCAGAAGACCCAGATGAACCGGGTCGTCGCCGTGGGCGGGGACCGCATCCAGTACAAGCCGAGCAGCAAGGTGGCGGGCCAGTACCGGCTGGTGCTGAACGGGACGCCGCTGGACGAGCCGTACCTGGAGCAGTGGAAGAACCCGTCGGCGGTGGCCTTCAACGTGAAGGTGCCCAAGGGGTACGTCTTCCTGATGGCGGACAACCGGATGAACTCGGACGGCTCGCAGTACGCGAACAACGGTCCGGTCCCGGAGGCCAAGGTCACCGCCCGGGTCGTGCCGTACCCGATGGCGAAGCTGGCCGTGTGGGGGCAGCTGGCCGGCGCTCTGGTGCTCCTGCTCGGCGGTGTGCTGGCGGGTGTGGCCCGGCGGGCGCGCGGCCGGGCCGGGCGGGCCGCCGCGGCCCCGGTCGCCGCGATCCCGGCTCCGGCGGCGCAGCCGGAGCCGGGCGAGGGCGGCGGTGAGGGGGCCGGCGAGCAGGCTCCCGTCGTCGCGCAGCCGGGTCCGGGGGACGCGCAGGCGCCGGTCGGGCCCGGTGGGCGCGCGGACGTGCCCTCGTAG
- a CDS encoding RDD family protein, producing the protein MSDLVTGDAVVLGLRSARLPSRALAVLLDLFVYVGGYLLVTFALFFATASLDDAAQAAVSVASLLLVLVGVPIAVETLSHGRSLGKLACGLRVVREDGGPIRFRHALVRGAMGVVELLMTFGTIACIASLVSERGRRLGDVFAGTLVIRERVPGARVMPVPPPPPWLAGRFTGLDLSAVPEGLWLAIRQYLTRMNQLDPHTGAAMAARLADDVVARTGTPPPAGVTAAAFLMAVVHERQTRDAARAFAVQVPHGPGPVAAPVAGPVSGPMPAPVAGPVAPPAVPLAPAPTPTPAPAPAPAPAPAPAPAEAPVRRTGFAPPG; encoded by the coding sequence GTGAGCGATCTCGTGACGGGGGACGCGGTCGTCCTGGGTCTGCGGTCGGCGCGGTTGCCGAGCCGGGCCCTGGCCGTCCTGCTGGACCTGTTCGTGTACGTCGGCGGCTACCTGCTCGTCACGTTCGCGCTGTTCTTCGCGACGGCCTCGCTGGACGACGCCGCGCAGGCGGCGGTGTCGGTGGCGAGCCTCCTGCTGGTGCTGGTCGGTGTGCCGATCGCGGTCGAGACGCTGAGCCACGGGCGGTCGCTGGGGAAGCTGGCCTGCGGACTGCGGGTGGTCCGGGAGGACGGCGGTCCGATCCGCTTCCGGCACGCGCTCGTGCGGGGGGCCATGGGGGTCGTGGAACTGCTGATGACCTTCGGGACCATCGCCTGCATCGCCTCGCTGGTCTCGGAGCGCGGGCGGCGGCTCGGTGACGTGTTCGCGGGGACGCTGGTGATCCGGGAACGGGTGCCCGGCGCCCGGGTCATGCCGGTGCCGCCTCCACCGCCCTGGCTGGCCGGGCGGTTCACCGGGCTGGACCTGTCGGCGGTGCCGGAGGGGCTGTGGCTGGCGATCCGGCAGTACCTGACCCGGATGAACCAGCTGGACCCGCACACGGGTGCCGCGATGGCGGCCCGGCTCGCGGACGACGTGGTGGCCCGGACCGGGACTCCGCCGCCGGCCGGGGTGACGGCCGCCGCGTTCCTGATGGCGGTGGTGCACGAGCGGCAGACCCGCGACGCGGCGAGGGCCTTCGCCGTCCAGGTCCCGCATGGGCCCGGGCCGGTGGCCGCGCCGGTGGCCGGTCCGGTCTCCGGGCCGATGCCCGCGCCGGTGGCCGGCCCCGTGGCGCCGCCCGCCGTTCCCCTGGCCCCCGCGCCGACGCCGACGCCGGCTCCCGCTCCCGCTCCCGCTCCCGCTCCCGCTCCCGCTCCCGCCGAGGCTCCCGTACGGCGGACCGGGTTCGCTCCGCCCGGCTAG
- a CDS encoding fructose-specific PTS transporter subunit EIIC, translated as MAAEKLQQAADELGVDIKVETQGSIGAENVLSDNDVREADGVIIAADKEVDRDRFAGKRVLSTGVADGIHKPKELIERVRSAPVQTGAAASGGGGDGGRERGAAYKALMNGVSHMIPFVVVGGLLLAVSIALGGHTTSEGIGFDEGSFWSYVNALGGLGFKLMLPVFSGYIAYALGDRPALVPGMLGGFLAADAVNIYGAEANAGFLGAIATGFLAGYVVVWIKKVKVPRFVQPIMPIIVIPIVSTLTVGLLYIYVIGRPISWLFTTLTAWLNGMTGSSAVVLGAIIGLMIAFDMGGPVNKTAFLVAVGLIGTNNAVMGMAAAAIPVMPLGQGLATLLRRRLYSDQERETGVAALFMGFFGISEGAIPFAAARPAIVIPANMLGGAVAGALAGLTGVEDSVPHGGPVVALFGAVSGVAMFFVAIAVGAVVTALTTNLLIEVKERRGGPAQATAPTPEPVLVGVGAGAEGTAALTRAAAVTPAVPAAPVPAAAVAPEEAEEAEVLSGYLTARTVKPELVSDSKEAAIREMAEMLATTGNVRDVDELVRVALAREAQGTTGLGESIAIPHAKTDAVTRPTVGFARSAEGIEWGALDGTKARLVFMISVPEAAAGDEHLRILALLSRKLMDTGFRDRLRGAPDRAAVLEVLREIR; from the coding sequence ATGGCCGCGGAGAAGCTGCAGCAGGCCGCCGACGAACTCGGCGTGGACATCAAGGTGGAGACGCAGGGATCCATCGGGGCCGAGAACGTGCTCTCTGACAACGATGTCAGGGAGGCGGACGGCGTGATCATCGCCGCCGACAAGGAGGTCGACCGCGACCGCTTCGCGGGCAAGCGGGTCCTGTCCACGGGCGTCGCGGACGGCATCCACAAGCCGAAGGAGCTGATCGAGCGGGTACGCAGCGCGCCGGTGCAGACCGGCGCGGCGGCCTCCGGCGGCGGGGGTGACGGGGGCCGGGAGCGCGGCGCGGCGTACAAGGCACTGATGAACGGTGTCTCCCACATGATCCCGTTCGTGGTCGTGGGCGGTCTGCTGCTCGCGGTGTCGATCGCGCTCGGCGGGCACACCACGTCCGAGGGCATCGGGTTCGACGAGGGCTCGTTCTGGTCCTACGTCAACGCGCTGGGCGGCCTCGGCTTCAAGCTGATGCTGCCGGTCTTCTCCGGCTACATCGCCTACGCGCTCGGCGACCGGCCCGCACTGGTTCCGGGCATGCTCGGCGGCTTCCTGGCCGCCGACGCCGTGAACATCTACGGCGCCGAGGCGAACGCGGGCTTCCTGGGCGCGATCGCGACCGGATTCCTCGCCGGCTATGTCGTCGTGTGGATCAAGAAGGTCAAGGTCCCCCGGTTCGTCCAGCCGATCATGCCGATCATCGTGATCCCGATCGTGTCGACGCTGACGGTCGGGCTGCTCTACATCTACGTGATCGGCCGGCCCATCTCCTGGCTCTTCACGACCCTGACCGCCTGGCTGAACGGAATGACCGGCTCCAGCGCGGTCGTGCTCGGCGCGATCATCGGCCTGATGATCGCCTTCGACATGGGCGGCCCGGTCAACAAGACCGCCTTCCTGGTCGCGGTGGGCCTCATCGGCACCAACAACGCCGTCATGGGCATGGCCGCCGCCGCGATCCCGGTCATGCCGCTGGGCCAGGGCCTGGCCACGCTGCTGCGCCGCAGGCTCTACAGCGACCAGGAGCGGGAGACGGGCGTCGCCGCCCTGTTCATGGGGTTCTTCGGCATCTCCGAGGGCGCGATCCCGTTCGCCGCCGCCCGGCCGGCGATCGTCATCCCGGCGAACATGCTCGGCGGCGCGGTGGCGGGCGCGCTCGCGGGCCTGACCGGGGTCGAGGACTCGGTGCCGCACGGCGGTCCGGTCGTGGCGCTGTTCGGCGCCGTCAGCGGGGTCGCGATGTTCTTCGTCGCCATCGCCGTCGGTGCCGTCGTCACGGCGCTCACCACCAACCTGCTGATCGAGGTCAAGGAGCGCCGCGGCGGCCCGGCGCAGGCCACGGCGCCGACGCCCGAGCCCGTACTGGTGGGCGTGGGGGCCGGTGCGGAGGGGACGGCCGCCCTCACGCGCGCCGCGGCCGTCACCCCCGCCGTCCCCGCGGCGCCCGTCCCCGCGGCCGCCGTCGCGCCGGAGGAGGCGGAGGAGGCGGAGGTGCTGTCCGGTTACCTGACCGCGCGGACGGTCAAGCCGGAGCTGGTCTCGGACTCGAAGGAGGCGGCGATCCGGGAAATGGCCGAGATGCTGGCCACCACCGGCAACGTGCGGGACGTGGACGAACTGGTCCGGGTCGCCCTCGCCCGCGAGGCGCAGGGCACGACCGGGCTCGGCGAGTCGATCGCGATCCCGCACGCCAAGACGGACGCGGTGACGCGTCCCACGGTGGGCTTCGCCCGGTCCGCCGAGGGCATCGAGTGGGGTGCGCTCGACGGTACGAAGGCCCGGCTGGTCTTCATGATCTCGGTGCCGGAGGCGGCGGCCGGGGACGAACACCTGCGGATCCTGGCGCTGTTGTCGCGCAAGCTGATGGACACCGGTTTCCGCGACCGGCTGCGGGGCGCGCCGGACCGGGCGGCCGTCCTGGAGGTGCTGCGCGAGATCCGCTAG
- the manA gene encoding mannose-6-phosphate isomerase, class I → MDRLKNTIRPYAWGSTTLIPALLGVEPTGEPQAEMWMGAHPGAPSRLDRGAGETTLSAVIEADPEGQLGSAAVAKFGPRLPFLLKLLAAGAPLSLQVHPDLAQAKEGFEDEERRGVPIDAGHRNYKDANHKPEMICALTPFDGLCGFRPPLEAAALLEGLGVDSLKPYADLLRAHPEEAALREVLTAVLTADRAEMSRTVSEAASAAERLGGPYAPYASLVHEFPGDPGVIAAMLLNHVRLQPGEAMFLGAGVPHAYIDGLGVELLANSDNVLRAGLTPKHVDVPELLKVVLFEPSAPALLRPEGGAEEVYETPIDEFRLSRFVLAPGGAPHTLPDAAPQILLCTAGAPAAGELTLAPGESVFVPAGEKVELSGSGTVFRATLVL, encoded by the coding sequence ATGGACCGCCTGAAGAACACGATCCGCCCCTACGCCTGGGGATCCACCACCCTGATCCCGGCCCTCCTCGGGGTCGAGCCCACGGGTGAGCCCCAGGCCGAGATGTGGATGGGCGCCCACCCCGGCGCCCCGTCCCGTCTGGACCGCGGAGCGGGCGAGACCACCCTGTCCGCCGTCATCGAGGCCGACCCCGAGGGCCAGCTCGGCTCCGCCGCCGTCGCCAAGTTCGGCCCCCGTCTGCCCTTCCTGCTCAAGCTCCTGGCCGCCGGCGCCCCGCTCTCCCTCCAGGTCCACCCCGACCTGGCCCAGGCCAAGGAGGGCTTCGAGGACGAGGAGCGCCGAGGCGTCCCGATCGACGCGGGCCACCGCAACTACAAGGACGCCAACCACAAGCCCGAGATGATCTGCGCGCTCACCCCCTTCGACGGACTGTGCGGCTTCCGCCCGCCGCTGGAGGCCGCCGCGCTGCTCGAAGGCCTCGGCGTCGACTCCCTCAAGCCCTACGCCGACCTGCTGCGCGCCCACCCGGAGGAGGCGGCCCTGCGCGAGGTCCTGACCGCCGTCCTCACCGCGGACCGCGCGGAGATGTCCCGTACCGTCAGCGAGGCCGCGTCCGCCGCCGAGCGCCTGGGCGGCCCGTACGCGCCGTACGCCTCCCTCGTCCACGAGTTCCCCGGCGACCCGGGCGTGATCGCGGCCATGCTGCTCAACCACGTACGGCTCCAGCCCGGCGAGGCCATGTTCCTCGGCGCCGGCGTTCCGCACGCCTACATCGACGGCCTCGGCGTGGAGCTGCTGGCCAACTCCGACAACGTGCTGCGCGCGGGCCTGACCCCCAAGCACGTGGACGTCCCCGAACTGCTCAAGGTCGTCCTCTTCGAGCCGAGCGCCCCCGCCCTGCTGCGCCCCGAGGGCGGCGCCGAAGAGGTCTACGAGACCCCCATAGACGAGTTCCGCCTCTCCCGTTTCGTCCTGGCACCCGGCGGCGCCCCCCACACCCTCCCGGACGCCGCCCCGCAGATCCTGCTGTGCACCGCGGGCGCGCCCGCCGCCGGCGAACTGACCCTCGCGCCGGGGGAGTCGGTCTTCGTCCCCGCGGGCGAAAAGGTCGAACTGTCCGGTTCTGGTACGGTCTTCCGCGCCACCCTGGTCCTCTGA
- a CDS encoding SIS domain-containing protein, protein MLDEPLLDAPDDLARADRRGLLRGAADAGARVRTAARHATEAGLADLRPDGRPRSVLIAGPGTAATGVADLLGALAGASAPVIRLHPTGVAYAAGALRWALPGWAGPVDLLLIVTTDGTEPGLAVLAEQAYRRGSSVVAVAPERSPLSEAVDGAHGVLVPMAQAPYQEYDESAAAGPGALWALLTPLLVLLDKVGLVSAAPDTLQLVADRLDRTAERCGPAIATYSNPAKTLAAELADSLPLIWSEGAGAGPAGRRFAATLAELAGRPALAADLPEALPAHGVLLAGAFAAGADPEDFFRDRVEEPQTLRARVVLLRDRPTGGLSAAPAARELALSHDTAISELEPEEGTELEQLAELLAVTDFATAYLALASRGHG, encoded by the coding sequence ATGCTCGACGAGCCACTCCTCGACGCACCGGACGATCTCGCCCGTGCCGACCGCCGCGGCCTCCTCCGCGGCGCCGCCGACGCCGGGGCGAGGGTCCGTACCGCCGCCCGGCACGCGACCGAGGCGGGCCTGGCGGACCTGCGCCCCGACGGGCGCCCCCGGTCCGTCCTCATCGCCGGCCCCGGCACCGCGGCCACCGGCGTCGCCGACCTCCTCGGCGCCCTCGCAGGAGCCTCCGCCCCGGTGATCCGGCTGCACCCCACCGGCGTCGCGTACGCCGCCGGGGCCCTGCGCTGGGCGCTGCCCGGCTGGGCGGGACCGGTGGACCTGCTCCTCATCGTCACCACCGACGGCACCGAACCCGGCCTCGCGGTCCTCGCCGAGCAGGCCTACCGGCGCGGCAGCTCCGTGGTCGCCGTCGCCCCCGAGCGCTCCCCGCTGAGCGAGGCGGTGGACGGGGCGCACGGGGTCCTCGTACCGATGGCCCAGGCCCCGTACCAGGAGTACGACGAGTCCGCCGCGGCCGGCCCCGGCGCCCTGTGGGCCCTGCTGACCCCGCTGCTGGTCCTCCTGGACAAGGTCGGGCTGGTCTCCGCCGCGCCGGACACCCTCCAGCTCGTCGCCGACCGGCTCGACCGCACCGCCGAGCGCTGCGGCCCCGCCATCGCCACCTACTCCAACCCGGCCAAGACCCTCGCCGCGGAGCTCGCCGACTCCCTGCCGCTCATCTGGAGCGAGGGCGCCGGAGCCGGCCCCGCCGGCCGCCGCTTCGCCGCCACCCTCGCCGAACTGGCCGGGCGCCCCGCCCTCGCGGCCGACCTCCCCGAGGCCCTGCCCGCGCACGGCGTCCTGCTCGCCGGGGCCTTCGCCGCCGGAGCCGACCCCGAGGACTTCTTCCGCGACCGCGTCGAGGAGCCCCAGACCCTGCGCGCCCGCGTCGTCCTGCTGCGCGACCGGCCCACCGGAGGCCTCTCCGCCGCTCCCGCCGCCCGCGAGCTCGCCCTCAGCCACGACACGGCCATCAGCGAGCTCGAACCCGAGGAGGGCACCGAGCTGGAACAGCTCGCCGAGCTCCTCGCCGTCACCGACTTCGCCACCGCCTACCTGGCGCTGGCGTCCCGGGGACACGGCTGA
- a CDS encoding Trm112 family protein, producing MPLEAGLLEILACPACHAPLRDNSADETAPELICTGQDCGLAYPVRDGIPVLLVDEARRPA from the coding sequence ATGCCGCTCGAAGCCGGCCTGCTGGAGATCCTCGCCTGCCCCGCCTGCCACGCCCCCCTCCGGGACAACTCGGCAGACGAGACCGCACCCGAGCTGATCTGCACCGGCCAGGACTGCGGCCTCGCGTACCCGGTCCGCGACGGCATCCCGGTCCTGCTCGTGGACGAGGCCCGCCGCCCCGCGTAA
- a CDS encoding Uma2 family endonuclease: MADLTPEQMRRMHEFAEQLAELAEHQEDQWKVQTTDGQIFLTMMSPTAPHGLNVVRLRRQIEAQTPEVMALNDTNMGDPQTGLTKVPDLMVIAEEDTDDTAKVVNSRDVLMVVEVVSRTNSLTDIRDKLHDYPRMGVPTYVVVDPRKDKKTVTVHSDPSQGPDGIRYRKTVPYAFGDTVTAGRWILDTTGLKSYPADW, encoded by the coding sequence ATGGCCGACCTCACCCCCGAGCAGATGCGCCGCATGCACGAGTTCGCGGAGCAGCTCGCGGAGCTGGCGGAGCACCAGGAAGACCAGTGGAAGGTGCAGACCACCGATGGTCAGATCTTCCTCACGATGATGAGCCCCACGGCTCCCCACGGACTCAACGTGGTGCGGCTGCGCCGCCAGATCGAGGCCCAGACCCCGGAGGTCATGGCCCTCAACGACACGAACATGGGCGATCCCCAGACCGGCCTGACCAAGGTCCCCGATCTCATGGTCATCGCGGAAGAGGACACCGATGACACGGCGAAGGTCGTCAACTCGCGCGATGTCCTGATGGTGGTGGAGGTCGTCTCACGCACGAACTCGCTCACCGACATCCGTGACAAGCTCCACGACTACCCGAGGATGGGCGTCCCGACGTATGTCGTGGTGGACCCCCGCAAGGACAAGAAGACCGTCACCGTGCACAGCGACCCCTCACAAGGACCCGACGGCATCCGCTACCGCAAGACGGTTCCCTACGCCTTCGGGGACACCGTCACCGCCGGCCGTTGGATCCTCGACACGACCGGCCTCAAGAGCTACCCCGCCGACTGGTGA
- a CDS encoding stage II sporulation protein M, translating to MDLDVFVAAHQAQWARLEQLLGRGRHLTGAEADELVALYQRTSTHLSLIQSSAPDPMLTGRLTQLVARARATVTGTRRASWRDAARFFTAGFPAAVYRSRRWWIPTALLSTALGILIGWWIATHPEVQGAIAAPDHLKELTRPGGGYETYYSSHPAASFAAQVWTNNAQAAAVCLVLGAFLGLPVLWILFLNMANLGVGIGLMSSAGRLDVFLGLILPHGLLELTAVFVAAGTGLRLGWTVIDPGPRTRRTALAEQGRAALGMAIGLAVVLFLSGLIEGFVTPSGLPTWARIGIGVAAEAAFLVYVFVLGGRASREGDAGDVEEADRTATLPTAA from the coding sequence ATGGATCTCGACGTCTTCGTGGCCGCCCACCAGGCGCAATGGGCCCGCCTGGAGCAGCTCCTCGGCCGTGGCCGGCATCTGACGGGAGCCGAGGCGGACGAGCTCGTCGCGCTCTACCAGCGCACCTCCACCCACCTCTCCCTGATCCAGTCGAGCGCCCCCGACCCGATGCTGACGGGCCGGCTCACCCAGCTCGTCGCGCGCGCCCGCGCCACCGTGACCGGCACCCGCCGCGCGAGCTGGCGCGACGCGGCCCGCTTCTTCACCGCGGGCTTCCCGGCTGCCGTGTACCGCAGCCGCCGCTGGTGGATACCGACGGCGCTGCTCTCCACGGCGCTCGGGATCCTCATCGGCTGGTGGATAGCGACCCACCCCGAGGTCCAGGGCGCGATCGCCGCCCCCGACCACCTCAAGGAGCTGACCAGGCCGGGCGGCGGGTACGAGACGTACTACTCCAGCCACCCGGCGGCCTCGTTCGCCGCCCAGGTCTGGACGAACAACGCCCAGGCCGCCGCGGTCTGCCTGGTCCTGGGAGCCTTCCTGGGGCTGCCGGTCCTCTGGATCCTCTTCCTGAACATGGCGAACCTGGGCGTCGGCATCGGCCTGATGAGCTCGGCCGGCCGCCTCGACGTCTTCCTCGGCCTGATCCTCCCGCACGGCCTCCTCGAACTGACCGCGGTCTTCGTCGCCGCGGGCACGGGGCTCCGGCTGGGCTGGACGGTCATCGACCCGGGCCCCCGCACACGGCGCACTGCCCTGGCCGAACAGGGCCGGGCGGCCCTGGGCATGGCCATCGGCCTGGCGGTGGTCCTCTTCCTGTCGGGCCTGATCGAGGGCTTCGTGACCCCGTCGGGCCTCCCGACCTGGGCCCGCATCGGCATCGGCGTCGCAGCCGAGGCGGCCTTCCTGGTCTACGTCTTCGTCCTGGGCGGGCGAGCCTCCCGCGAGGGCGACGCGGGCGACGTAGAGGAAGCGGACCGTACGGCGACCCTGCCCACTGCGGCGTGA
- a CDS encoding cation diffusion facilitator family transporter → MSASGGTRAIVAALAANLAIAVAKFVAFLISTSSSMLAESVHSLADSGNQGLLLLGGKKAKREATPQHPFGYGRERYIYAFLVSIVLFTVGGLFAVYEGYEKIHDPHPIKAWYWPVGVLVFAIVAESLSFRTAIKESNEIRGNQTWSQFIRRAKAPELPVVLLEDFGALIGLVLALAGVGLALLTGNGVWDGIGTVCIGVLLIAIAIVLALETKSLLLGEAAGTEEVEKIKAALVDGDTVTRVIHMRTLHLGPEELLVAAKIAVQHDDTATEVANAINAAEARIRAAVPIARVIYLEPDIYHPEAAKAEGN, encoded by the coding sequence ATGAGCGCGTCGGGCGGTACCAGGGCGATCGTGGCGGCACTCGCCGCCAACCTCGCCATCGCTGTAGCCAAGTTCGTGGCATTCCTCATCAGCACGTCCTCGTCGATGCTCGCCGAAAGCGTCCACTCGCTGGCCGACTCCGGGAACCAGGGCCTGCTGCTCCTCGGCGGGAAGAAGGCCAAGCGCGAGGCGACCCCCCAACACCCCTTCGGGTACGGGCGGGAACGCTACATCTACGCCTTCCTCGTCTCCATCGTCCTCTTCACCGTCGGTGGCCTGTTCGCCGTCTACGAGGGCTACGAGAAGATCCACGACCCGCACCCGATCAAGGCCTGGTACTGGCCCGTCGGCGTCCTCGTCTTCGCGATCGTCGCGGAGAGCCTCTCCTTCCGCACCGCGATCAAGGAGTCCAACGAGATCCGCGGCAACCAGACCTGGAGCCAGTTCATCAGGCGAGCCAAGGCGCCGGAGCTGCCGGTGGTGCTCCTGGAGGACTTCGGCGCGCTCATCGGCCTCGTCCTCGCCCTCGCCGGCGTGGGCCTCGCCCTGCTCACCGGCAACGGCGTCTGGGACGGCATCGGCACCGTGTGCATCGGCGTACTGCTGATCGCCATCGCCATCGTGCTCGCCCTGGAGACCAAGTCCCTGCTCCTCGGCGAGGCCGCGGGCACCGAAGAGGTCGAGAAGATCAAGGCCGCCCTCGTCGACGGCGACACCGTCACCCGCGTGATCCACATGCGGACCCTGCACCTCGGCCCCGAGGAACTCCTCGTCGCCGCCAAGATCGCCGTCCAGCACGACGACACCGCGACCGAGGTGGCCAACGCCATCAACGCCGCCGAGGCCCGCATCCGCGCGGCCGTCCCGATCGCCCGCGTCATCTACCTGGAGCCGGACATCTACCACCCCGAGGCCGCCAAGGCCGAAGGGAACTGA